The Acipenser ruthenus chromosome 15, fAciRut3.2 maternal haplotype, whole genome shotgun sequence genomic sequence tttcactatGGTTGTCCATCTCCGATTTTCCACTCCCATCTCCTCCTTGGTCTTCCAGTCCTTCACAAACACTGAAGTCACTTCTTATTCCCCTCCCTGTCCTCTGTTAACACATTAAGGGTGACACCTGCCACACAAGCGTATAAACCATCCTAATTGACAGCCCTTAGTGCACCACAGCTCTGAAAAACAGCATCCCAGCCCCCAGGGCATCCAGTATCAGTTTGAAattggcagtgtgtgtgttcacaCCACTTCAGTGTGCAAACAGAGAGGAAGGTAGGAACTTCATTAGCGTTGCAGTTTTAACAGCCTCAGTCCTACAAGCACAGAGCATTCCCACATCTCgctcttatttgtattattatcacTGTGAATTCCTTTCCGTTTCTGCCGCTGCAGAATGGAATGAACTAGCTTGAGGTGCCAATGCCTTTATTCCGGCCGTGTCCGCGTGGGAGGGGGAAGGTTTTTAAAGCTGTCATTCTGCACTCGCTCGCTTCTCAAACGATGGCCACTTTGCACAATGTGATGGAAttgacttggggggggggggggaaaatgCATGATTGCATCACTTCCTGTCTTAAAAcactgggtgcgttcacgagaggtagactttgctaagtctgcgcagattctgaaaattcattggctacttgctccgattctgtgagaatgacgaaagtctgcgtgtcgtgaacgcacccactggcACTCCACGCTGCTCCCCAGGGTGCAGGTCATGAGCTATAGAAACCAGCACGCACTGTGTCGGTACTGACTGGGAGGGGGCGTGGTTTAATAGCATgagagagggggcggggtttAATAGCATGAGAGAGGGGGCGTGGTTTAATAGCATGGGAGAGAGGGGGCGTGGTTTAATAGCATGGGAGAGGGGGCGTGGTTTAATAGCATGGGAGAGGGGGCGGGGTTTAATAGCATGAGAGAGGGGGCCGGGGTTTGAAAGCACGACTGTCAGCTGTTTTATAAAGCAGCAGTAACGCGTGCAGGGCATCGTTGGGTTTGGAGAGAGACGTCTGACGCTGCAGAAATGAAGGTTGTGTTGTTGACGGTTCTCGGAGCCCTTTGCGTTTTAACCGAGGGCGCGCACATCCTTCCACAGAAAGACTTCGACCTACAAAGGGTAAGTTCTGCCAATGTATCGGCCGGTTAGAATGACATAGCTTTTATAATGTTGAGTTTCAGTGCAAAACGTGACTTTGCGTGGGGTGatctgtatgtgttttatttgtaagCCTTTCGGAGTCGCTGGGATTTGATTCACGATCGGTGGCGTACTGGAAACGCTCATTTACATGATGGTATTTCGCTCCTCCTTTACCGCAATTAACAGATCATCTTATTGGTCATAAAAAGTATGAGGATGCAGATTCAGTGTTTAAAAGTGTCGGAATGGAAACCCATGCAAAAACAAAACCGCTTTATGAATGTAAGATACATTGAATGTGAAAATAAGGTCTGCTACAAAACACCTAGAATCCATGTAGTCTAATTTCAGTGGAAAATTagcaacattttgttttggtttgtgaaGGTGTTgaagcattttaaaaaagcaaccgCCGCGATGTAAATGACACCATGTAACAATATTATTCTGGCGTGCGTTACATTGTCTAACACCGTGTCACAATATTATTCTGGCGTGCGTTACATTGTGTAACACCGTGTCACAATATTATTCTGGCGTGCGTTACATTGTGGCTGCGCATCTGCTACACGCTCAGTTCAGCGGTGTGATTTGTAGGGTAACGCGAATACACAGCTTCCTAGGTGCTGCtttgaaatattaaatacaaCGTTATATAATTGATGTccgtgtgtttatatatatatatatatatatatatatatatatatatatatatatatatatacaccactaaaaggtgtgattaaaaaaaaaaacctcatttaTATAacgttttatttaatatttaggctataattaaataaataaataaataaatacaaatttaaacaaaacgGTGTCAGTTTTGTATTGATTTGGCGCGGTGCTGAGCCGTCATGTCCGTGTCCAGTTTGCAGGAAAGTGGCACCGGGTCGGATTTGCCTACAACTCGGATTGGTTCAGGCAGTACCGGGACAGCCTCAAGATCAGTGTGGGTGTGCTGGTCCCCACGGAGACTGGCAGTGTCAACGTGACCATGTGGCAACTCAAGTGAGTGTCTCTCTGCGGTGCAATCCCTGCAGCACACTGGGGCCGGCTGTTTTACTGCAGGCTTTTAAAAaggttgtttgtgtttttgtaatcaGGTCTTCTGGTTGTCACAGTGTAACTTTCCTGTATGAGAAGACAGACACGCCAGGTCATTTCAAGTACTTCAGCACAAGTAAGTGGAACTCCTGGGGGTGGGGGCGGGGCTTGGTGGTTAGGGGCGGGGTCGGATGCGGAGCTTGGTGGTTAGCGTCCAGGGACTGGGAAGATGGATTAAGTGAGGCCAGTTTAATGAGCGTTTTGTGATCTCCAGGGTCAAATGCATTGAAAGACATCACAATAGTGGACACCAACTACGACGAGTACGCTCTGGTCCTCAAAAGCAATCCGACAGGGAACACACAGGTGGCCATGTATGGTAggtgcagcaaaaaaaaatagtttgtgtaatagattttaattatttttaaattgggaaatattgtaactctctctctctctctctctctctctctctctctctctctctctctctctctctctctctctctctctctctctctctctctctctctctctctctctctctctctctcatgttttACAGGAAGGAAGCAGAAGCTCAGAGCAGAGCTGATGGAGAAATTCAAAGCGTTCTCGCTGGCCCAGGGCTTACCAGAGGATTCCATTGTGATTCCACTCGCCGCAGGTAAACGCAGCCCCCCTCAGATAAGCTGGTATTAACGTTGTCGGCAGTTCACAGTCAAGGGGAACTTGTAGGTTCAGGGAAAGCAACCAGGGGTTGGTTCACCTCGTCGtaccacagcgccccctgctggtcaGACCAGATGAGACGAGGCAGAGACCTCAATCGTAGTACAAGAAAGATAACGCCTCTAAACTAATCCTGAGGATCCCGAGCCTGCTGACTTGAGTTTACTTTCAGTATAGGTTAGTGCTTGCTGCTTTTCACACGTGTGTGTTGTGACGATTTCAAATGACAGTCGTCATATCAAATACTGTCTTTTACATACCTAATGTAATTTAAATTTCTCTTATTTTTCAGAGGACTGTCCTTAAGGTGGAATCGAGGTGAGCAATATAATTCTAGTACGCTTTGAAAGACAAGCCCAACATTTAGGCGATTAGCAGCCTCTTGTACGGGATATCCCATCGTAATCCCAGtgcattaccctgaagaaactctAGCATTGCAGAGAGCATTCACAGAGCCACTGGTGCTGCTGCACTCTGCCTTGTGCTGATAGGGTAGCATCGCGCTACTGCAGTGGATTGCCAGCATGTGTGTGGATTCATACTGCTGCAGGGTAAGCCATGGTAGCTAAAGAATCTGAGAATAGAGCCACCGTGCCATTGTCTCTCTCCCAGCTGCGTTGACTCCTTTGGTAACATGCTGGATATTCAGAAGTCACACTAAATGAAATTatactttttgtatttgtttccatTGCAGGAGTCCTTGCTTCAAACCATGTTGCTTTTATTTAATTCAGAGACTTCGTTTGAATCGCAGCACCTGATCCACACGCAAAGCCGCTCTTCCTGACATTCATCGACACCGTCGTCCGCTGGCTTCCTAAAGCTTGTCCTAATCGAACAAACGGAACATTCCTCCCAAACGGAATGCAGAGCCTTCTACAAGCTCTGTAACCTTGGAAACCCCATTCCGAGCAAGTTATTTCATTCCACAAACCTTTTTAAGCAATGTAAcctttttaatgaataaatacaattaaataaacaacgtgtCCTGTTCTTTTAAAATGGCTGTGGACTGTCCTGCACCTCTCTGAATGAACAGCAAAACTCAACAACTGCACTTTTCTGGTATCTCTTTCGGTTGTTGGGGAGGGCTGGAGTCATCCCACTGTATTTCCAATTAACCAGTGACTTACCCAATACACCAGAGCTGTATGGCGCTTGtaggtagcttttttttttttttttttgtccaagcaAGATGCAAAATCAAAAGATGTATAACATCCCTACTGAACACAAACTCCCGAAGGGGTGTGAACTCTGATTTAACAGACTTACGTATTCTCGTTCTTTTAAGAGCTTTGTGTTTTTTAGTTTGGACAGCTCTGATCGATTTTTTTATTCCAGAGTCACTTGTTATCTTCTAGCAGCATTTCGTAACGGCAGGAACCAATAGTGCTGACCCTGTTTGTTTGCACTGagcctttaaataaatacacgcaGCAGCCCTGGTGTTTGTGTGCTCCAGGATGCCTGTAATCCTGGACGGTGCCTGTGCGCACACGCTGGCTGCTTCAGCCTTCCCTGCTCCTGGTTATTTGTTCtcctacatgtttgttttgttgaatGATTAAACAGGGTGAAAATCTTTCTTTTAGTCTTGGTCGGTCTCTCTCTGTGAGCGTACAGATCCCCACTCTCTCTGTTTACCAGCGAGGTTGTGTAAATGTGTCGTGTTCTGTGGGTCACTGTCCCTGACCCCCCAGTGTTGATGCTGGATCAGGGGAGGGAGGCGATTCCAAAGCCGGATTTGTTTTCCTGCCCCGACTGGGACCCCTCACAGAGCTGACTCTGGGGGGTGGAATCATGAAGTCATGCAGTTTCTGTGCTCTCTTTGCAATCATCCCTCCCCATGTGTTGGCTGGACTCTGCAGTACAGCCCCAGGCAAACCTCTGCATCTGCACTGCAATGTTTTTAAGCAAAGAGGAGCTGATTTAGATCATTGAGACGTGTGGTGCTGATCGTCAGCAGAGAGCACCTAATCCGTATCACAGATAGCTATGATGCCTGCGTTATAGAACACCCTGTACATGGAGTTTGGTGGTCCCAGTTTCCCCCCAGTGGACATTAACCCACATTACACAACAGTGTCACGAGGCAGGCAGTTACCCTAGACTGAACGGGAAAGGTAAACTGAATGCAATGCAATTACCTGAACGTAGTGAAACATTATCAAAGGAAATAAGAGCTCCATTCATTAAAAGGAAaggatgtgcgtgtgtgtgtgtgtgtgtggaggcagCGGTGTTTAAAAGAGTATCATTAAGCTTTGTTATGTATGCTGCTAGTCTACCCTAACGATGGAGAGGGGCACGCTGTGTTACAGAGAAGCCAGCACCCCACGGGACACAGGTGAGTCACACACAGTCTCCGTGCCTCCAGACCCTGACAAGACCAATGAAGTGCTCTACCATACTATCAGCTACTGTGCACCCCCGAAGACATGCCCACACCAGGGGCCTCTGCTGCTAAACCATTTTCAAAACGAGTTGCACCCCTGGGAACGATACAAGGCGTTTtcagaactgaaaataaataGCTAAGCCCTAAATATGCCGTAGATATAAAACAATTCTCAGAGCTTGCAGATCCACGAGACCTTTCCTCTCCTTGCTGTATTTACCGACGGGGTTAAGCAAACGCAGAGATTGCAGTACACTGAGGGTCAGTGTCCCTGAGGGCGAGTTAATTCATATAGGAGAGAGGTGCATGTGAGAGGGGTGGCATGTGTTCCTCACCCCCGCGCAACTCAGAGAGATCGCTCACTCATCACAGGACAGGACCAAGATGCAGGGCACGCTCAGCCTTCTCCTCGCGCTGCCCCTCGTGACGGGGTTGGTGCTGCCTCGAGAGCCTGCCGATGAGGTTCAAGAAAACTTCGACCAGGACCGGGTAAAGAAGAGGGCTCTCCGTTTTAAATACGCACGCCCTTCTTATTACATCGGGAGAGAGAGCTGTGCACGCGTTTCCAAACACGCGCACCAGCGCTGCATTTCAGTTATTGAAAAAGCAACAGTGTGGGCAGATGCGTGGCTAGATatggttctgttttgtttaaattgctgtgcgtgtttgctgctgtgtgtgtgtttgaggggaGTCACGGCCTGTGTTTCTGTTGCAGTTCATGGGTAAGTGGTACAGCCTCGGACTGGCCTCCACCTGCCCCTGGCTGACTGCCCGCAAGAGCAAGATGTCCATGAGCACCCTGGTCCTGAAACCGTCCAACGAGAGAGGCCAGGTTGACGCAACCGTCACCTTCACTGCGTGAGTCCCTCCGTTCAGATTAATACTGAGACTTTATTACACTCAGAGTACAGCAAGCGGATACAGAGAAGGTAGATTCAGCGTGTGTGTAACTATGCATCATTAATAGCATTGTAGTGATATGTAAGTGCACATGCATTTACCAAGTAGCTGCTGTGTAAATACCCTGTCATTAGAGACGCTTTTCTGTGTGTTACACCAGGAACGGCCAGTGCATGGAGAAGACTGCGGTGTACAGAGAGACCGAGACCCCGGGACACATGAAGTATCATGTCAGCCGTGAGTCCCTTCAACAGACACGCTGGCACGTCTTTCCTGAAATCAGCCCTGAAAGAACATTTTGATTAATTCGATCGAGCTTGCTTGCAGTTTGCAAAGCATGGTTTTAGTAGTTTTAGCGTTGTTATGAATTTTCATTTTGCGAAGCACTGTTTAATATGCTGGTTACAagctcgctctctcgctctctctctctctctctctctctctctctctctctctctctctctctctctctctctctctctctctctctctctctctctcttttgcatTTCCAGGGTGGAATGCGGATGTCGATGTCTATGTCGTTCGCACAAACTACGATGAATACGCCATGGTACTGATGCTGAAACAAAAGGAAGGCAAAGTCACCAAGTCCGCCAAACTGTACGGTAAGGAGACGCCCCGACTCCCCTGTCTCAGCGCTCTCCCGAGTCACCCATAGAAAACTTCAGCACGTTTTCTACACTGAACAGAGGGAGCCAACCCCCAGACTAACACGCGTTCCAAACACCTCCCCGTACCATAACTTTTATAACCAATTCCTTTTTCATTGTCATTTTCCTTCGAGTAATCTAAGCATCtaaccccaccccacccacctCGCCCAGCTACATTTTGCAAACCGTATTTAATTCACCCAAGGATGCATGCTCAATGGAATTTGTTCAAATCTGCTCTCCCCACCCCTCTACAGGCCGTACCCAGGAACTGCGCCCCAGCCTGCTGGCCGAGTTCAAACAGTTCGCTCTGGAGCAGGGGTTTGGAGAGGACACCTTCCAAATTCTACCAAAGACAGGTGAGACATTCCTAATAATCACTGACCAGGTCTCCCTCCCAGCACCGACTCACCAGGTCTCCCTCCTAGTATCGCTGAACCTGACCCTGACCCTCTCGCCCTTTCTCCCCAAACAGAGGAGTGCCAGCCCAGCGAGATCAGAGAAGAGCC encodes the following:
- the LOC131697507 gene encoding prostaglandin-H2 D-isomerase-like yields the protein MKVVLLTVLGALCVLTEGAHILPQKDFDLQRFAGKWHRVGFAYNSDWFRQYRDSLKISVGVLVPTETGSVNVTMWQLKSSGCHSVTFLYEKTDTPGHFKYFSTRSNALKDITIVDTNYDEYALVLKSNPTGNTQVAMYGRKQKLRAELMEKFKAFSLAQGLPEDSIVIPLAAEDCP
- the LOC117973911 gene encoding protein AMBP-like yields the protein MQGTLSLLLALPLVTGLVLPREPADEVQENFDQDRFMGKWYSLGLASTCPWLTARKSKMSMSTLVLKPSNERGQVDATVTFTANGQCMEKTAVYRETETPGHMKYHVSRWNADVDVYVVRTNYDEYAMVLMLKQKEGKVTKSAKLYGRTQELRPSLLAEFKQFALEQGFGEDTFQILPKTEECQPSEIREEPVLLKVRRDVGQAQPPEGSGDDSPFFRNEDSCKLPQDQGPCFGYETRFFYNATLMTCQEFSYGGCLGNENNFVTEKECLQSCRTEAVCRLPIQSGSCTTSTELWAFDSTSGKCVPFKYSSCQGNGNRFYTQKECEEYCGTLRDGEEEFLGLLKKN